In Candidatus Methanosphaera massiliense, the following are encoded in one genomic region:
- the comC gene encoding L-sulfolactate dehydrogenase: MKISIENESKLIEEILLAYGVQKNEASIVADVITDGDLKGFSTHGLGRFPQYIKSINAGTIKTEGDYEIEKESPSTALINGNHKFGHYVTVKAMDLAVKKASETGVGIVGIHDSNHYGIAGYYSDLASLQDMIGIVISNTEPAMAPFGGKKALLGTNPITISIPSDDIHNYICVDMATSVTARGKLLESKRKGEKIPEGLALDKDGNPTTDPAAGLEGSILPFGGFKGYALAFMFELLAGPLVGAEYGEKVKGTATPDEMCTKGDLLIAIDPEHFAGSMQFKFYVDRFVSEIREENGVIPGDREIENINKNHENGTPVDPVLYKQLIEIAEAKDLDIESYFEE; the protein is encoded by the coding sequence ATGAAGATAAGTATAGAAAATGAATCAAAACTAATCGAAGAAATATTACTAGCATATGGAGTACAAAAAAATGAAGCATCCATAGTAGCTGATGTAATAACAGACGGAGACCTAAAAGGATTCTCAACACACGGACTAGGAAGATTTCCACAATACATAAAAAGTATAAACGCTGGAACAATAAAAACAGAAGGTGATTATGAAATAGAAAAAGAATCACCATCAACAGCACTGATAAACGGAAATCATAAATTCGGACACTACGTAACAGTAAAAGCAATGGATTTAGCAGTGAAAAAAGCAAGTGAAACAGGAGTAGGAATAGTAGGAATACACGACAGTAACCACTATGGAATAGCAGGATACTACTCAGATTTAGCATCACTACAAGATATGATAGGAATAGTAATATCAAATACAGAACCAGCAATGGCACCATTTGGCGGTAAAAAAGCATTACTCGGAACAAACCCTATAACAATAAGCATACCATCAGATGACATACACAACTACATATGTGTAGATATGGCAACAAGTGTAACAGCTAGAGGAAAACTACTAGAATCCAAAAGAAAAGGAGAAAAAATACCAGAAGGCCTCGCACTTGACAAGGATGGAAACCCAACAACAGACCCTGCAGCAGGACTAGAAGGATCAATCCTACCATTCGGAGGATTCAAAGGATATGCACTAGCATTCATGTTTGAATTACTAGCAGGACCACTAGTAGGAGCAGAATATGGAGAAAAAGTAAAAGGAACCGCAACACCTGATGAAATGTGTACAAAAGGAGACCTACTAATAGCAATAGACCCAGAACACTTTGCAGGATCCATGCAATTCAAATTCTACGTAGACAGATTCGTAAGTGAAATAAGAGAAGAAAACGGAGTAATACCAGGAGACCGTGAAATAGAAAACATAAACAAAAACCATGAAAACGGAACCCCAGTAGACCCAGTACTATACAAACAACTAATAGAAATCGCAGAAGCAAAAGACCTAGACATCGAATCATACTTCGAAGAATAA
- the purM gene encoding phosphoribosylformylglycinamidine cyclo-ligase yields MVTYSEAGVDISLEEQTVQALTGELAETIEYRNIIKNKGHFAALVDFGKKAIAMSTDGVGSKILIAKQMEKYDTVGIDCIAMVVNDILCVGAEPIAMVDYLAVEHPNPEIAKEIGKGLKAGCQQAKIAMIGGETASLPKIIKDFDLAGTGIGTVDKNKIITGTEIKDGDIILGITSSGVHSNGLSLARKALLDIANYKVTDKLPTDNSVTVGEALLEPTIIYVDPIIELLNSDVEVHGLGHITGGGFSNLKRLNHNMTYIIDNLPEPLPIFKAIQATGIEDKEMYHVFNMGIGFAVILDEKYKDQALEILNKYHDTYVIGKIQEDEKNRVLINTYNNENIEL; encoded by the coding sequence ATGGTAACATACTCTGAAGCAGGTGTAGATATTAGTCTAGAAGAACAAACAGTACAAGCACTAACAGGAGAACTAGCAGAAACAATAGAATACAGAAATATAATAAAAAACAAGGGACACTTCGCAGCACTAGTAGACTTTGGAAAAAAAGCAATAGCAATGAGTACCGACGGCGTAGGAAGTAAAATACTAATCGCAAAACAAATGGAAAAATATGATACTGTAGGAATAGACTGTATAGCTATGGTTGTAAACGACATACTATGTGTGGGAGCAGAACCAATAGCAATGGTAGACTATCTAGCCGTAGAACATCCAAACCCAGAAATAGCAAAAGAAATAGGAAAAGGACTAAAAGCAGGATGTCAACAAGCCAAAATAGCAATGATAGGTGGAGAAACAGCATCCTTACCAAAAATAATAAAAGATTTTGACCTAGCAGGAACAGGTATAGGAACAGTAGACAAAAACAAAATAATAACAGGAACAGAAATAAAAGATGGAGATATAATACTAGGAATAACCAGTAGTGGAGTACACAGTAACGGATTAAGCCTAGCAAGAAAAGCACTGCTGGACATAGCTAACTACAAAGTAACAGACAAACTACCAACAGACAACTCAGTAACAGTAGGTGAAGCACTGCTAGAACCAACAATAATCTACGTAGACCCAATAATAGAACTACTAAACTCAGATGTTGAAGTACATGGACTAGGACATATAACAGGTGGAGGATTCAGTAATCTAAAAAGACTAAACCACAACATGACATACATAATAGATAACCTACCAGAACCACTACCAATATTCAAAGCAATACAGGCAACAGGCATAGAAGACAAAGAAATGTACCACGTATTCAATATGGGCATAGGATTTGCAGTAATACTCGATGAAAAATACAAAGACCAAGCACTAGAAATACTAAACAAATACCATGACACATATGTAATCGGAAAAATACAGGAAGATGAGAAAAACAGAGTACTCATAAACACATATAATAACGAAAATATAGAATTATAA
- a CDS encoding beta-CASP ribonuclease aCPSF1 — protein sequence MIEEITEKITERLPERVKLAKVEFEGPEIVIYTKNPEIIKDNGNIIRDLAKDIRKRIIIRSDKSVLLDPTETIEKIEEIVPKDADITDISFDEVTCEVIIESKKPGLVIGKYGATSREIVKQTGWAPKILRTPPITSETIQRIRLTLRRNSKERKEFLQRLGKRIHREAEFDNDWVRLTSLGGFREVGRSCLFLQTPNSKVILDCGVNVAGVDDKTSYPYLNVPEFNLNDLDAVIITHAHLDHSGFVPYLYHYGYQGPTYCTTPTRDMMTLLQQDHIDISHREDDPLPFNIKDVKETINKTITLDYGEVTDISPDMRLTLHNAGHIVGSAMAHLHIGDGKHNFVYTGDFKNEKSRLLEPSVTRFPRIESLVMESTYGGHEDVTPTRNTAEKELIKTIYNTLNRGGKVLIPVFAVGRAQEIMIVLEEYINHGILKEVPVYIDGMIWEATAIHTAHPEYLSNDLRDQIFHIGKNPFISDVFEKVTNNEQRRKLIDNPEPCIILSTSGMLTGGNSVEYFKELCEDEKNSIIFVGYQSEGSLGRRIQKGFEEVPLEKDGVTQLFHINLEVITIDGFSGHSDRKQLMEYVRRLSPKPDKILVCHGDAYKALDLASSIYRSYKIETKTPMNLETTRLQ from the coding sequence ATGATCGAAGAGATCACAGAAAAAATTACTGAACGTTTACCCGAAAGAGTAAAATTAGCAAAAGTAGAATTCGAAGGTCCAGAGATAGTCATATACACCAAAAATCCTGAAATAATCAAAGACAACGGAAACATCATAAGAGACCTGGCAAAAGATATCAGAAAAAGAATCATCATCAGATCAGACAAATCAGTACTATTAGACCCAACAGAAACAATAGAAAAAATAGAGGAAATAGTACCAAAAGATGCAGATATAACAGACATATCCTTTGACGAAGTAACATGTGAAGTAATAATAGAATCCAAAAAACCAGGACTGGTAATAGGAAAATATGGGGCAACATCACGTGAAATAGTAAAACAGACAGGATGGGCACCAAAAATACTAAGAACACCACCAATAACCTCAGAAACAATACAGAGAATAAGATTAACACTAAGAAGAAACAGTAAAGAAAGAAAAGAATTCCTACAAAGACTGGGAAAAAGAATACACAGAGAAGCAGAATTCGATAACGACTGGGTAAGACTAACATCCCTAGGAGGATTCAGAGAAGTAGGACGATCCTGCCTATTTTTACAGACACCAAACAGTAAAGTAATACTAGACTGTGGAGTAAACGTGGCAGGAGTCGATGATAAAACATCATACCCATACCTAAACGTGCCAGAATTCAACCTTAACGACCTAGACGCTGTAATCATAACACACGCACACCTAGACCACTCCGGATTCGTACCATACCTATACCATTACGGATACCAGGGACCAACATACTGTACAACACCAACAAGAGACATGATGACACTACTACAACAAGACCACATAGATATATCACACAGAGAAGACGATCCACTACCATTCAACATAAAAGATGTGAAAGAAACAATAAACAAAACAATAACACTAGATTATGGAGAAGTAACAGACATATCACCAGATATGAGACTAACACTACATAATGCAGGACACATTGTAGGATCAGCAATGGCACACCTCCACATAGGAGACGGAAAACACAACTTTGTATACACTGGTGACTTCAAAAACGAGAAAAGCAGACTGCTAGAACCATCCGTAACAAGATTCCCAAGAATAGAATCACTAGTAATGGAAAGTACATACGGAGGACATGAAGACGTAACACCAACAAGAAACACAGCAGAAAAAGAACTAATAAAAACAATATACAACACACTCAACAGAGGCGGAAAAGTGCTTATACCTGTATTTGCAGTAGGAAGAGCACAAGAAATAATGATAGTACTAGAAGAATACATAAACCATGGAATACTAAAAGAAGTACCAGTATACATAGACGGAATGATTTGGGAAGCAACAGCAATACACACAGCACACCCAGAATACTTAAGCAACGACCTAAGAGACCAAATATTCCACATAGGTAAAAATCCATTCATATCAGATGTATTCGAAAAAGTAACAAACAATGAACAAAGAAGAAAACTCATAGATAACCCAGAACCATGCATAATTCTATCAACATCAGGAATGTTAACAGGAGGAAACTCCGTAGAATACTTCAAAGAATTATGTGAAGACGAAAAGAACAGTATCATATTTGTAGGATACCAGTCAGAGGGATCACTAGGAAGAAGAATACAGAAAGGATTCGAAGAAGTGCCACTAGAAAAAGATGGAGTAACACAACTATTCCACATAAACCTAGAAGTAATAACAATCGATGGATTCAGTGGACACAGTGACAGAAAACAATTAATGGAATATGTAAGAAGACTATCACCAAAACCAGATAAAATACTAGTATGCCACGGAGATGCATACAAAGCATTAGACCTGGCAAGTAGTATATACAGGTCATATAAGATAGAAACAAAAACACCAATGAATCTTGAAACAACAAGACTACAATAA
- the psmB gene encoding archaeal proteasome endopeptidase complex subunit beta, with product MNDTDKNMKGTTTVGFVCKDGVVLATETRATMGSLVANKNADKLFQLDDKIGATIAGTVSHAQSLMDILKAEISLYKLRNEKEMSIDSLAVLTSNILKSQPFYVQTIVGGVDKKGPKLYSMDPSGSYIEDKCISTGSGSPYALGVLEDRYNEDITVEEGKEVAIKAITSAMERDVYSGNHYRLATITEDGMKIYTREEIAQIKENM from the coding sequence ATGAACGACACAGACAAAAATATGAAAGGAACAACAACAGTAGGATTTGTTTGCAAAGACGGAGTTGTACTAGCAACCGAAACCAGAGCAACCATGGGAAGCCTAGTAGCAAATAAAAATGCAGACAAACTCTTCCAACTAGATGATAAAATAGGAGCAACAATCGCAGGAACAGTATCACACGCACAATCACTAATGGACATACTCAAAGCAGAAATATCACTATACAAACTAAGAAACGAAAAAGAAATGTCAATAGACTCATTAGCAGTACTAACAAGTAACATCCTAAAATCACAACCATTCTACGTACAAACAATTGTAGGTGGAGTAGACAAAAAAGGACCAAAACTATACTCCATGGACCCAAGTGGAAGCTACATAGAAGACAAATGCATATCCACAGGATCAGGATCACCATACGCACTAGGAGTACTAGAAGACAGATACAATGAAGACATAACCGTAGAAGAAGGAAAAGAAGTAGCAATAAAAGCAATAACCTCAGCAATGGAAAGAGACGTATACTCCGGAAACCACTACAGACTAGCAACAATAACAGAAGACGGAATGAAAATATACACCCGAGAAGAAATAGCACAAATAAAAGAAAACATGTAA